Within Deltaproteobacteria bacterium, the genomic segment TCCGCCTCGACGTGCCGCCCCTGCGCGAGCGCCCCGAGGACATCCCGGTGCTGGCCACCCACTTCCTGAACAAGCACGCCCGGGAGGGCCACGCCCCCCACCTCTCCGACGACTGCCTCCGCCAGCTCGGCGACTACCCCTGGCCGGGGAACGTCCGCGAGCTCGAGAACGAGATCGAGCGGCTCCTGGTCCTCGGCGCCGACCTCGAGACCCTCGACGCCAGCCTCCTCTCACCCCGGATCCGCGAGCAGGTGGGCAAGGCCGGCGCCGGCGGCCTCGCCGGCATCCGCGTCGGCGGCACCCTCAAGGCGGCGGTCGAGGCCCTGGAGCGGGAGATGATCCACCAGGGGCTGGTGCGCACCCACTGGAACAAGTCGAAGCTCTCCCGCGAGCTGGGTATCAGCCGCTCGAACCTGATCGCCAAGTGCGAGAAGTACGACCTGGAGAAGAAGTGACGCACTACCGCGAGGGCGAGGTCCCCGGGATCGACGGAACCCGGATCCACTACTCGGTCCTGACGCCGGACGGCCCGAACGAGGCCGACCTGGTGCTCTGCGACGGGATCGGCTGCGACGGCTTCGTCTGGAAGTACCTCACGCCTTCGCTGGCCCCGCGCCACCGGATCGTCCGCTGGCACTACCGCGGCCACGGCCGCTCGGGGACGCCCCTGGACCTCACCCGGATGGGCATCGAGGAGATCGTCGGCGATCTGGCCTCGGTGCTGGTCGCCGCCGAGATCGAGAAGGCCGTGCTGATCGGTCACTCGGTGGGGGTGCAGGTGATCCTCGAGGCCTGGCGGACGCTCGAGGAGAAGATCGCCGGCCTCATCCCGGTCTGCGGCTCCTACGGCCGCCCCCTGGACACCTTCCACGACACGGTGCACCTCAAGCGCGCCTTCCCGGTGGTCTACCGGGCCATGTCGGGCCTGCCGGAGCTGGCCCTGCGCGCCTGGCGGGTCCTGCTCCCCTCGCGGGCCGCCTGGGTCATCGCCCTGATGGCCGGCGAGGTGAACCGCTCGCTGATCCGCATCGAGGACATGCAGCCCTACTTCGATCACCTGAGCCGGATGGACCCCAAGGTCTTCGTCTCGATGCTCTCGAAGGTCTCCGAGCACTCGGCCCGGGATCTGCTTCCGGCCATCGACGTCCCCACCCTGGTGATCGCCGCCGAGCTCGACACCTTCACCCCGGCCTGGCTCTCCGAGGAGATGGCCGACGCCATCCCGGACGCCGAGCTGCTGATGGTGCCCAAGGGGTCCCACGTCGCGCCGATCGAGCAGCC encodes:
- a CDS encoding alpha/beta hydrolase, whose amino-acid sequence is MTHYREGEVPGIDGTRIHYSVLTPDGPNEADLVLCDGIGCDGFVWKYLTPSLAPRHRIVRWHYRGHGRSGTPLDLTRMGIEEIVGDLASVLVAAEIEKAVLIGHSVGVQVILEAWRTLEEKIAGLIPVCGSYGRPLDTFHDTVHLKRAFPVVYRAMSGLPELALRAWRVLLPSRAAWVIALMAGEVNRSLIRIEDMQPYFDHLSRMDPKVFVSMLSKVSEHSARDLLPAIDVPTLVIAAELDTFTPAWLSEEMADAIPDAELLMVPKGSHVAPIEQPDLFELRIEKFLREKLGCYSGS